cttatgccagtcaaggacttttcagcttcccatgctctaccagtcacacaagaaattgggagggggcacagccagaatagttgatcccaactgccccaagggccattccataccatatgatgtcatgctcagtatagaaactggggggggttggccggggagcagcgatcgctgctcgggaactgtctgggtatcggtcggcgggtggtgagcaattgcattgtgcatcacttgctttggatattgttattactattatcattattatattgttattgttattattttactttatttcaattattaaactgttcttatctcaacccaggagtgtttctcactcttcctcctccgattctctcccccatcccatcggggcagggggagtgagcgagcggctgcgtggtgctgagttgctggctggggctacaCCATGACACTTGCGAAGAGGAACAGCCtccaaaaagcagagagaaatgaggagagaggaagacGATGACAGTATCCCCACTCCTACAGCACGGCAATGTCAGAGCTGCAGACGTTACCAGGGAACTTCTTATAAGCACTCAGGCacctttccagaagaaaaaggttGGTTCCTTTGCCCACAAATGAGTTGGTAAGAAAACGCCACCTACACCCTGAAAAAGGCGCCTGGGTACGTTTGGCCCATCGCTGCTGCCCAGGGACTTTGCAGCATGGAGCCACCACGCTGGTGGCGGTGCAGGAGCAGAGCGTGCTGGCTcagcttccctccctgccccacaaaGCTCAGGACCGGAGCTGCGTAATAAAACCACTGAGACAGAACAACTCTGACCATCTGTGTGTTGAACTCACCTTCACCAGTCTTTGCAGTTTTATGAGCCGGACACCGGCCATAGGGCTGAGGTCACTCTGCAGAGGTGCAATACATCCAGAGATCTTCAGGAGGCTGCAAACATGCAAAATCACCCCCCCAGTCCTGAACATCCGCTGTCACAGCTGTGTTGGATGAGGTGAGCTCAGAAATCAGGTTAATATAATTCAACAGGTCTGtttgtagaagaaaaatgggGTTTCCCCACGCTCCCTGTGCAATGAGATGCTACCAAGTCCTCTTTGCCCTGGGATGTGCAGCTCCAGATGGGCAAAGGCCACAAAGCTGCAGcgggagaggcaggagctgcccgCATTTATTACCCACCCACCCCAAGGGCATTTCTGCAAGTGCCTGGTCCATCGAGGCACAGGCATGGTGGAGGAAGGATGTGCCCAACGCCGTCCCCGAGGCCAAAGGGGCAGGAAGCTGCCTGAAGGCTTTCCATAGCAGCACAGGTCCCCAGAAGGCTGCAGAGTTGCATCCCCAGAAGTGGGAACAGTTTAAATCCAAGTAAGCAGTGAGTCACAGGGGAAAGAGTATCtagacatttttattattcaaatCAGTATTTATGGCATCCAGAGAAACGAGGGCACATGAACGGTGCAGGTGCCCAGAGATGGGCAGGGACAACAGCAAACAGGGTCTTCTCCAAAACTTAACCTCAAATTTgccaacaccaaaaaaaaaaaaaaaaaaaaccccaaaaaaccccaaaacccacaaaacccacaaaaccccaatgaaaaaaatgccaaacctTCAGCAGCTCTGGCATCATGAGCAGCCAAGACGGTCTGACTGCACATTCAGCTTTTCTTGAAAACCATCCCAAACCATGGGAGCTCGCTTGTTTCTAAGAACAGCCTTTCTCCAAGAAGTGGTCACCTATGTGTTCCCAGAAAGCAAGATGGTTCGAAAAATCCCCCAAGAGCAAGGGAAGGCTTTTACGGTCTCAGTAGCTTGTGGTTCCCTTCCACAGGACGCAGGAAGACTGGCAGAGGCTTAGCCAGCAGGACATACAGGGGATGCAGGATCCCAGGTCCCCGTAGCTTTGACTTTTCTTTGCTATAGGTTTCCTCCCATTTGTGGTGGCCCCATTATATCCATACAAGCACGATCCCAGACATGGGATCCTGAAGGTGGGAGCAGCTGGAGACAAAGCCCACCTGCACAAGAGACATGTCTCCTGGGCAGCTCTGAGCATGCCAGGTCCTTCCCACCTACTTGGGGCCAAAACTCCCAGCAGGGGTGTGAAATCTAGAAATCAAGCTGACCCATGGGTTATGGAGCAGGTCAGACTACACTGGCCCCAACATCACCAGAAATTGTCCTCCACAAGGTAGGTAGGAAAAGAGGCTGGTCACAGTCAACAAGACAGGCATTAGGCATCTTTACTTGGGAGACAAACCTAGGCTAtgtaattggggaaaaaagggggaaaaaaaaaaaaaagggaaaaaataaaagctttactACTAACAGTGGAACTTCCATATTGCTTCTTACCACCACAGCTACTGAATGGTGGATTcctaaatacagatttttttattcaaaggcTGGAATTATTAGCAAAGCTAAAAACAATACATTAAGAACACTGATAATTTGCACTCAAGTCTTTCCTTTCAGCTCCTTGTAGAAACAAACCTCTTCCCGAATACTCCAGTTTGGAGGCAGCAACAGTAAGAGAGCTTCCAGAGCTCCTGGCTTTTTTGGTGCCAGCAATGCACAGTGAGGAAGGACTGTAAAGTGCACAGGCTTGAGCTCCCCAAAGTTCAGCTCAGGCAGATGAAGCATTCAGGAGAGAGTTGAAGGCAAACACAAAGAGTCTCCAGACTGAGAGTCCACGAGAACTTGGGCTCTTCCACGCAGAGGCTCAGATTAAGAAGATAATGTCATCAGACACCATAATCTGGTTGTCATCTTGCATGTGGGCCAACGCCACCTTCACTTCAGCCAGAGAGAAGGGCTCAGGGTTGTCGCGGTTGATGGACTCCATCACATTCTTCAGACCCACAGACTGGGCATGGGAAGCTTTGAAGACCGCCAAGAGAGCAGCCTTGAATGCTTTCAACCTGGTCAGGGAAGGTGAGAAGTAATCACTCTTAGAGaccacacacacagacacacacacaagtccttccccttccttcgCAGCCCACGATCCTGCAGCCCTTCCCCGTTCCAGAAGCAGAACCCAGcagaaaagccaaaaccagAGCCGGGAGCATCCACCGCAGATGCATCTCCAGCATCGGACAACAGCTTGGACCCACCAGGGTGGGGTGGGACACGCAGGGACAGATGCCTTCTCCAGCCCCCACTCACCTTGGCTCAGCCAACTCCGGCTTCTTCGCTTCGCCAGCAGTCGAGGCTTCGGGCGTCTTCGGAGTGTGTGCCTGGACTGGAGCAGAAGGAAGAGTTACCTTCAACCTGCCTGGTGCCCAAGCACCCAGAGAGCAAAAGCACTTGGCCTTAGGATGGGGTGGGAGATGCCAAACTCCCTCCCGGTGTTGTTACCTCTGCAGCACTTTGGAAgtggacagaaaaaagaaaaaaataaccagcaATACTAATCCTCCTGTCCCACACAGCCATggagggttttaaaaaaaaaaaaaaaaattaaccttgATTTGTGGAGCTGGATGGTGCCACACTGCGCCAGGGACCCTGAGCGAGCCCAAGGCATTGCTGCGCCCAGGGTGTGCAGACCCCCCAGGACAGAAGGCACCCTTGGGAGCCAGGTGCCACCGAAACCCCAGGGACTCACCCTCCGGCATCTCCTCCTCAGCGTCACTGAAGTCGTACGGGTCGTAGGAGTCCCCCTCGCCTCCTGTGCGTGCCTTCTTTCTCCtgggtgggggaagaagaggtCACCCCTGCTCCAGCTAAACTGCACACCTCAGGACCACCCCCCAAACTCCTGGAGACACCTGGCCAAGACCATGCAGGGTACCTGCAGCTCACAGGCAAGCCACCCTCCAGCCACAAACCCCTGCCCATGGCACAGGACCCAAGATGGCAGCAGCCCTGAGGGTTGTGGAGCATCACAGGATCACAGAAGGCTTTGGGTTGGCTCACTTAGTCCAACACCCCCGCCACAGGTGGGGTCATTTGTTCCTAGATCACatttgctcaaagccccatccaacctggccttgaacacttccaatgatggggcatccaccacttctctgggcaaccaaTTCCTGTGCCTCACTACTCTCatcataaaactttttttccttaggtcCAATCTAATTCCACCCTCCTGGTGGGGTGTCACGAGAGCAGAGCAGcggggcagaatcacctcccttgatctGCTGGCCATGCTTTTTTTGatgcagttggctttctgggatGCAAGAGTacattgccagctcatatccagtttttcttccaccagtattcccaagtccttctccttagggctgctctcaatccatccatccccccagtctgtactggtaCCGGTACCAGGGATTGCTCTGACACAGGCGCTGGACCTtccacttggccttgttgaacttcatgaggtttgcacgGGTACTAaatagtattggtcccagtacagactcCCGAGGGACACCACTCCCTACtgatctccatttggacatcaagttgttgactgtaactctttggacatggccatccagccagttccttatCCATGAAATAACGATGTCCCTCTATTACACATTGGGGGATGACAATCCACTAAATTGAGCAAAACATGGAGCATTTCCCCAAggccagcactgcctgccccaaCCTCCGAAGAGGCTGGTGCCCCTTGTATGACATCCCCCTGTCCCTTGCTCTGGCTCCTACCTCCTCATCCTGCGCTCCTCCTTGGGCTGCGactcctcgtcctcctccttcTCGGTCTCAGAGTCGTCCTCCGCCTGCTTTCTGcgcttcttctccttctccagcaccTGTGTGGCAAAAGACAGGATGGACTCAGGCCCCTTTTCCACTCAAGCTGCTTTTCAGGGGCCAACCCTGAGGGACCCAAGATCCCACCGCTGCCCCATCCCCACACCATCACCAGGAAAGGACCCCACcagcagcccagggtgctcagccTGCACCAAACCCACCCCTTTCAATGACAATTTTAGGACCTCCCAAGCACTGAGggacaccttccccccacctttttGAAGTAGGCAAACTGCACCAGCTCCAAAGCCGCCTCAGCGTCCTGCAGATCGACTGTCTTGCTCATCCTGGCCTTGGCGTGGGCCGTGGAGAGGCGGATCAGGGTCTCCAGCGTACGGGCTGTGACCGGGGAGGTCTGGTGGGGAACAGAGAGAGATGTCTCTGCAAGGCTGACCCCCACTCCAGCATCCCACCAAGGGTGGAAAACACCCATAAGGGGAGATGGCagcctgtgcctcagtttccctcctcCTGGCCTGAGAGGAAGCTGCTCCCAGGGCTCACCCTGGCGATGTCCGAGTTCATCTGGCTCTGGCTGCGCAGGCGGGAGTACTCCTCCGCTATGTAGCTTGCTGATTCCTGGGTCAAAACGGGCTTAATCATCTTTGCTACGTGGATGTACTTCCTCATGAACTCCATGCTGACGATCTTCTCCCTGCGGGGAATGCGGGCACACCCGTGTCTCCTCCAAGGCGGGGATGGGCAAAGGGTGTTTGCAGAAGTGGGCTTCCCATTTTTTACCCTTCACGGGTGTCCAGGCATGCGGGGAATTCAGCTCTAGGAGATGTTCCCCACCTGCCTGGCATGACAGATCAAgcccagagcagggctctgttgGTACCCTGCCCACGTACCTCCCCATGGACCACCTGGACCATTGCTGGCACCAGCAATCAGCCGCTGCCTGGATACTCAAGCTAAACCCATCAACTCACAGGGCTGGAAACCCCCAGAGAGCTCCAGGGGACGTGGGATGGGGGACTCACTTGCGGCGGTTGGGTCCATGCAGGAGGTCATCATGTTTCTCATA
This genomic interval from Pelecanus crispus isolate bPelCri1 chromosome 3, bPelCri1.pri, whole genome shotgun sequence contains the following:
- the MCM3 gene encoding DNA replication licensing factor MCM3 isoform X4 → MIGLMILEDAELREAQRDYLDFLDDEEDQGIYHSKVRDMISDNQCRLLVSINDLRRKNEKRASRLLSNAFEELIAFQRALKDFVASVDATYAKQYEDFYIGLEGSFGSKHVSPRTLTACFLSCIVCVEGIVTKCSLVRPKIVRSVHYCPATKKTIERRYTDMTSLDAFPSSSVYPTKYDQYKTPMENIGLQDSLLSRFDLLFIVLDQMDPEQDREISDHVLRMHRYRNPNEQDGDAMPLGSAVEILATEDPDFVQEEEQELQVYEKHDDLLHGPNRRKEKIVSMEFMRKYIHVAKMIKPVLTQESASYIAEEYSRLRSQSQMNSDIARTSPVTARTLETLIRLSTAHAKARMSKTVDLQDAEAALELVQFAYFKKVLEKEKKRRKQAEDDSETEKEEDEESQPKEERRMRRRKKARTGGEGDSYDPYDFSDAEEEMPEVQAHTPKTPEASTAGEAKKPELAEPRLKAFKAALLAVFKASHAQSVGLKNVMESINRDNPEPFSLAEVKVALAHMQDDNQIMVSDDIIFLI